Proteins from one Mycteria americana isolate JAX WOST 10 ecotype Jacksonville Zoo and Gardens chromosome 1, USCA_MyAme_1.0, whole genome shotgun sequence genomic window:
- the AQP11 gene encoding aquaporin-11 isoform X2: MAVGGVGTSLLLMAGIMVTVGLCRRLTRRRLRSHQRLYTFLLEMFSTFQICACTNELCLLGNVEPKPHTALTLTYGFTVLHGLTLTGSTCNPCGTLQPMWGGGISVKMGGLKIGAQFVAAVLARMFMRFIWSLEMAEPHFGALSQGCSNPMQTTETQAFCIELLFSVVFQLTVLRVESVNPKYKVHLIALLITTLVYAGGNLTGAIFNPALAFSLHANCFYDKFFSYSLVYWIAPSLGTVLVAFIWDEILPRIS, from the exons ATGGCTGTCGGTGGGGTCGGGACCTCGCTCCTGCTGATGGCCGGCATCATGGTAACGGTGGGGCTCTGCAGGAGATTAACCCGCCGCCGGCTGCGCTCCCACCAGCGCCTTTACACTTTTCTTTTGGAGATGTTTAGCACCTTCCAGATTTGCGCCTGCACTAACGAGCTCTGCCTGCTCGGCAATGTGGAGCCGAAGCCGCATACCGCCCTCACTCTCACGTACGGTTTCACCGTCCTGCACGGCTTGACTCTGACTGGCAGCACATGCAATCCCTGTGGCACCTTGCAGCCAATGTGGGGCGGTGGGATATCGGTCAAGATGGGTGGACTCAAGATCGGCGCTCAGTTCGTGGCTGCGGTGCTTGCCAGAATGTTTATGCGCTTTATCTGGAGCCTGGAGATGGCAGAGCCACATTTTGGAGCACTCTCACAGGGCTGCAGCAATCCCATGCAGACCACAGAGACACAGGCGTTCTGCATAGAACTGCTCTTTTCGGTCGTTTTCCAGCTGACCGTCCTGCGAGTGGAAAGCGTTAATCCCAAATACAAAGTCCATTTGATTGCTCTTCTCATCACCACGCTCGTGTATGCAg GTGGAAATCTCACAGGAGCAATATTTAACCCAGCATTGGCTTTTTCATTACATGCAAATTGTTTCTATGACAAATTTTTTAGTTACTCGCTGGTATATTGGATAGCACCATCCTTAG gtacAGTACTCGTGGCTTTTATATGGGACGAAATCCTTCCTCGGATATCCTGA